The Vibrio bathopelagicus genomic sequence AGTTGGAAGCGTGTCTGCAGGCTGGACATCATGGCAACTTGGTAAAATCTATCGCTCAAGTCGAGGAACAAGACTACCTAGCTTTGGTGATGGAACTCATTCCAAGTAGTTACTACAACCTAGGGTTGCCACCGACACTCGAGACTTGTACGCGTGATACTTTCCCAGAAGGTTTCGAACTTCCAATCGCGCAAATCGACAACATCGTTACCCAAATGATCAATGTATTTAATCACCTGCATGACAACAAGGTTTGTCACGGTGATTTATACGCGCACAACACCTTAGTCAATGAGCAAGGTCAGATGATCTTTGGTGACTTCGGAGCTGCGACTATCTACGGTTACCTAACTGAAGAGCAGCAACAAGGCATTCGCCGAATTGAAGCACGTGCATTGAAGTACTTTATTGAAGACCTACTGACGGTTTGCGCTGCAAGCGACATCAACTCAGAGCTGTATAAGAAACTCGAAAGCTATCACGCATAAGAGCTACATGCTTAAGCGCTCAATCAAGTTTCTCCAGAAATGAAAAAGCTAACGTTGATCGTTAGCTTTTTTCTTTTTGCGTATTGATGAACCCAATCAGACTCAAGCTTGGCTTCTTTCTGTTACGAATGACTTAACTAGCTTCCACTTGAACAAGCTTAAGGTAAGAGTGGAGTTCTTGATTCTTATACTCCACTGCCGAATGAATATTAAGGTCTTTACACGCGACAACATCAAACTGGTAACGATTGTCACCTTTATTGATTTCAACTTGCAGCAACCCGCTTTTCAGCAACCAATGACCTTGTGTTTCAAATCGGTCAAACAACCGATATTCCGTTAGACTACCATCAGAATGAAAGTGAACCTCGGTAATGTACCCTGCGGGGCAACTTTTTACCCAAGTCCGCCCTAATACATCTTCCTCAACAAAGTTTCTTTTGCTCTCGCACCACTTTAAATAATCGGCACTCTCACTCAGATCTCTATCAAGGTCATTCTTAGACAATAACGTTTGGTCTTGTTGTTCACGATAGTAAAGCTGAAGCAGTGTCTGTTGGTTATTACTCATTAATCGCCATCCCTAGCTAGTCAGTCCAATCCAATCCAATCCAATAAGGCTTAAGCTACCAATTCATAAGAGACCACATAAAGCTCAGAGATCCCTGGGTAAATATCTTGAATCACACCCTTCAGGACTTCTAGCGTCATGTTCTCTTGTTGAGCATGGAATTCGCCTAAATCATCAAACAGGATTGGTTCAACGCTAATGATCTTAAGGTTACAGAACACACGTCCTTGCTCTAGCGTTGATACTTCCACAACACTACCCGGCTGGTAGTCGCACTCAGATTCATCACGAATAGTAATCGTCTTTTTGCCTGAAAGGATATCGGTTTCAAAACGTTCGAAGAACGTCATAGTAGTAGGTGCGCACATAGAAAACCTAGTATTAGTTAAAGGTAATATTGAGGCTAAGTTATATAACAGAAAGGAGAGCGAAGCGAATGAAATATAGGAGGATAGACCGCTAAAGTGAGATGCGAGATGCGAGATGCGAGATGCGAGATGCGAGATGCGAGATGCGAGATGCGAGATGCGAGATGCGAGATGCGAGAGAATGAGGCAGAGCCAAATAGCAGGCAATAAAAAAGGAGAACCGAAGTTCTCCTTTTCTTAAACCTTTAAGCTAACTCTAAATTATAGAGATGCTTTCGCTTTTTCAACTAGAACAGCAAATGCTGCTTTGTCGAATACTGCGATGTCGGCAAGAATCTTACGATCGATCTCGATAGATGCTTTCTTAAGACCGTTGATGAAACGGCTGTAAGATAGACCATTTTGACGAGATGCCGCGTTGATACGTGCAATCCAAAGTTGACGGAATTGACGTTTCTTGTTGCGACGGTCACGGTAAGCGTATTGACCAGCTTTGGTAACTGCTTGGAAAGCTACGCGGTAAACACGTGAACGTGCTCCGTAGTAACCTTTAGCTTGTTTTAGAACTTTCTTATGACGTGCACGAGCTTGTACACCACGTTTTACGCGAGGCATTATGCTTCTCCTAAACTAAACGAATTTATAAACTAAAAAGAATTAAGCGTATGGCATCATACGTAGAACTTGAGCAACTTCACATTTAGGAAGGATCGAGTTCGGACGAAGCTGACGCTTGTTCTTAGTAGTACGCTTAGTCAGGATGTGACGTTTACCAGCGTGCTTAAACTTAATACCACCAGCAGTTTTCTGGAAACGCTTAGCAGCACCTTTGTTGGTTTTCATCTTAGGCATGATGAATAACTCCGCATTGTTGAGTTGTTAATAACATAGTAATTAGGGCGAATAAAACCCTACAGCCTAGGGCTGCAAGGTTTAATTACTTGTAAAGCCGTTAATTACTTCTTTTTAGGGGCCAACACCATGATCATCTGGCGACCTTCAATTCTCGTTGGGAAAGATTCGACAACTGCAAATTCTTCAGTATCTACTTTCAAACGATTAAGAACGTCAACACCGATTTCTTGGTGAGCCATTTCGCGGCCACGGAAGCGAATTGTTACCTTCACTTTGTTGCCGTCTTCTAGGAAACCAGTCAGGTTGCGTAGTTTTACCTGATAGTCTCCAATATCAGTTCCAGGTCGGAATTTAATTTCCTTGATCTGAACCTGCTTTTGCTTTTTCTTCTGTTCTTTCGCAGCTTTGCTCTTCTCGAAGAGGAACTTACCGTAGTCCATCACACGACAAACTGGCGGCTCGGCGTTAGGGCTGATCTCTACAAGATCCATACCAGCTTCATTTGCAGCTTCCATCGCTTCAGCGATTGTTACTACACCAACAGCTTCGCCGTCTGCGCCAGTTAGACGCACTTCACGAACGCCACGAATGTCACCGTTTAAACGGTGCTGGTTTTGTTTGGCCGGTTGTTGGCCACGTCTTCCGCCTTTAATAGCTATTCCTCCAGATTAAGCTTACGGCTTGAAACCTCGGCTTGGATGTATGAAATAAAGTCATCCACTTTAAACTTGCCAAGGTCCTTGCCTTTACGTGTACGTACTGCTATTTCGCCGGCTTCCATTTCTTGGTCACCACACACAAGCATGAACGGTACACGTTTCAAAGTATGTTCGCGGATTTTAAAGCCAATCTTCTCATTTCTCAAGTCTGCTTTGACTCTAAATCCACTTTTTTGCAGTTTTTTCGCAATTTCTTGTACATATTCAGACTGTTTGTCTGTAATGCCCATAACAATTGCTTGTTCTGGCGCCAACCACGTTGGGAAGAAGCCAGCGTATTCTTCAATAAGAATACCGATGAAGCGTTCTAGTGAACCTAAAATAGCGCGGTGGATCATAACTGGCGTGTGACGCTCGTTATCTTCACCTACGTAAGTTGCACCTAAACGTTCTGGTAATGCAAAATCGAGCTGCACTGTACCACATTGCCATGCGCGGTCCAAACAATCATGCAAAGTAAATTCAATCTTAGGTCCGTAGAACGCACCCTCGCCTTCTTGAATCTCGTATGCAATCTCCATCGCCTCAAGCGCTTGCTTAAGATCGGCCTCTGCACGGTCCCACATTTCGTCTGAACCTACACGCTGTTCTGGACGAGTAGATAGCTTAACAACAATGTTTTCGAAACCGAAAGTTGTGTAAGTATCGTAAACCATTTCAATACAAGCTTTAACTTCTTGCTGAACTTGGTCTTCAGTACAGAATACGTGAGCATCATCTTGAGTGAAACCACGAACACGCATAATGCCGTGAAGTGCGCCAGACGGCTCGTTACGGTGACATGAGCCAAACTCAGCCATACGTAGCGGTAGATCACGGTAAGATTTCAAACCTTGGTTAAAGATTTGAACGTGACCAGGACAGTTCATTGGCTTGATCGCGTATTCACGGTTCTCAGAAGAAGTAGTGAACATCGCTTCAGCGTACTTATCCCAGTGACCAGAACGTTCCCAAAGAACACGGTCCATCATTAACGGGCCTTTAACTTCTTGGTAATCGTACTCAGTCAGTTTCTGACGAATAAATACTTCTAGCTCACGGAAGATAGTCCAACCGTTGTGATGCCAGAACACCATGCCTGGTGCTTCTTGCTGCATGTGGAATAGATCTAAGTGCTTACCGATTTTACGGTGATCACGCTTAGCCGCTTCTTCTAGGCGCACTAGGTGGGCCTTAAGCGCTTTCTTATCATGGAATGCAGTGCCGTAGATACGTTGAAGCATCTTGTTGTCACTGTTACCACGCCAGTAAGCACCCGCTACGTTAAGTAGCGTGAAGTGTTGGCAGAAGCCCATATGTGGAACGTGTGGACCACGACACATATCGATGTATTCTTCATGATGGTACAGGCCTGGACGATCGTCTTTAGAAACGTTCTCATCCAAGATTTCGATTTTGTAAGTCTCGCCGCGAGCTTCGAATGCGTCACGCGCTTCCTGCCAGCTAACTTTCTTCTTAACAACCTGATACTTGGTCTTCGCTAGCTCTTTCATACGCTTTTCAATCTTTTCTAGATCTTCTTGCGTTAGAGAGTGCTCAAGGTCGATATCGTAGTAGAAACCGTTATCGATGGTAGGACCAATCGCCATTTTCGCTTCTGGAAAAAGCTGCTTAATCGCGTGGCCTAAAAGGTGAGCACAAGAGTGACGAACGATCTCAAGGCCATCAACTTCATCTTTAGCAGTGATGATTTCTAGGCTTGCATCGTTTTCGATAAGGTCACAAGCATCAACACGCTCACCATCTACACGACCAGCAATGGTCGCTTTCGCAAGACCAGGACCGATTGATAGGGCAACATCTAAAGTTGATACAGGGTTGTCAAATTGACGCTGACTACCGTCAGGAAGAGTAATAATTGGCATTATTTGTCCTTTACAGTGGTGTTGCACACCAAGCAACACATGAAAATGTTTAATATATGTTTTTCAACCAACAAGTATGTTGATCGGAGATATATGCATAATAAAGATACCCACATAGAAGCAAATACAGATGCCCCATTTGTGAGTAGCCGAACATTGTAACGAAATTATATGAAATGACAATGACAGAGAGAACTGGCCTACTCTCCAACTACTTCGTTTAATAATAACGTACCATTTCAGCAATAACTTCGCTGATCCCTTCAATCCCTCTTTCCAATCGAGCAGCATCAACTTAACTATTATCCCTATCTCTTGTGAGTTCGCTCTTTCAACTTATCTCTTACAAACTAGACATTTAGAACTAAGCTATATAGAAGCAACGGAATGCGGATGAGGTGCATATGGGAAAACAGGCTATTTTTTTATCGCTCATACCACCTTTATCGTTAATAGTAGCCGCAGCAATGTATGCTCCCGCTTCATGGGGCAACAAAGATTACGGCCCGCTAATTAGTTATACCCAATCACCATTACAGTCTGTTCGTCTTACTCCAATGCTCCGATCTGGCTTTCCACTCGAAGAGAATAAGGTTGAAGTGTTTACTGCTTTCACCGCCGCGAGTATCTGGGCTAACTCTCACGACTACCATTTGGATTATTATCAAAACCAACTTCAGACAGGACTGCGATGGCAATTAACTAAAGCATGGCAAGTCGAGCTCAATTATCGTTGGTTATACGCCGCCAACAACCACCTAGATAAAGTTACCATCAACTTTCATGACCTATTTGACATCGACCA encodes the following:
- the rpmI gene encoding 50S ribosomal protein L35, producing the protein MPKMKTNKGAAKRFQKTAGGIKFKHAGKRHILTKRTTKNKRQLRPNSILPKCEVAQVLRMMPYA
- the infC gene encoding translation initiation factor IF-3 — its product is MRLTGADGEAVGVVTIAEAMEAANEAGMDLVEISPNAEPPVCRVMDYGKFLFEKSKAAKEQKKKQKQVQIKEIKFRPGTDIGDYQVKLRNLTGFLEDGNKVKVTIRFRGREMAHQEIGVDVLNRLKVDTEEFAVVESFPTRIEGRQMIMVLAPKKK
- the rplT gene encoding 50S ribosomal protein L20, with the protein product MPRVKRGVQARARHKKVLKQAKGYYGARSRVYRVAFQAVTKAGQYAYRDRRNKKRQFRQLWIARINAASRQNGLSYSRFINGLKKASIEIDRKILADIAVFDKAAFAVLVEKAKASL
- the yqfB gene encoding N(4)-acetylcytidine aminohydrolase, which encodes MCAPTTMTFFERFETDILSGKKTITIRDESECDYQPGSVVEVSTLEQGRVFCNLKIISVEPILFDDLGEFHAQQENMTLEVLKGVIQDIYPGISELYVVSYELVA
- the thrS gene encoding threonine--tRNA ligase; translated protein: MPIITLPDGSQRQFDNPVSTLDVALSIGPGLAKATIAGRVDGERVDACDLIENDASLEIITAKDEVDGLEIVRHSCAHLLGHAIKQLFPEAKMAIGPTIDNGFYYDIDLEHSLTQEDLEKIEKRMKELAKTKYQVVKKKVSWQEARDAFEARGETYKIEILDENVSKDDRPGLYHHEEYIDMCRGPHVPHMGFCQHFTLLNVAGAYWRGNSDNKMLQRIYGTAFHDKKALKAHLVRLEEAAKRDHRKIGKHLDLFHMQQEAPGMVFWHHNGWTIFRELEVFIRQKLTEYDYQEVKGPLMMDRVLWERSGHWDKYAEAMFTTSSENREYAIKPMNCPGHVQIFNQGLKSYRDLPLRMAEFGSCHRNEPSGALHGIMRVRGFTQDDAHVFCTEDQVQQEVKACIEMVYDTYTTFGFENIVVKLSTRPEQRVGSDEMWDRAEADLKQALEAMEIAYEIQEGEGAFYGPKIEFTLHDCLDRAWQCGTVQLDFALPERLGATYVGEDNERHTPVMIHRAILGSLERFIGILIEEYAGFFPTWLAPEQAIVMGITDKQSEYVQEIAKKLQKSGFRVKADLRNEKIGFKIREHTLKRVPFMLVCGDQEMEAGEIAVRTRKGKDLGKFKVDDFISYIQAEVSSRKLNLEE